The proteins below are encoded in one region of Microbacterium pygmaeum:
- a CDS encoding leucyl aminopeptidase gives MSFPDLQFSTAPIRESDADAILLAVPALDRDDSPALADWPGLREALLGVGFTGSPASFQRIFAPESTALPLAVVGLGSDPSASVVREAVGTGIRSLTGFETVAVAVLGDADFSRPAAEGATLGGYRFDGYKTEQPKPRASRVVIHAGDAPDDADVAAVRAEAAAVALVKDLVTIPAEWLGPADFADRAREAVDGLAVTVEILDEEQLAAGGYGGIVGVGQGSDRPPRLVRLDYAPEGAARHVALVGKGITFDTGGLSLKPAAGMVGMKYDMCGAATALAVLRAIATLGLPVRVTAFLCVADNMPSGRATRPGDVLRMLDGTTVEVLNTDAEGRLVLADGLVAASREQPDVIVDVATLTGAITIALGTRHTGVMGDDTAVADYLTAASDVGELAWQLPLPAHMVDELDSPIADLQNAKIGDPAGGSMFAGLFLRHFVGRTGDGADAPRIPWVHLDIAGVGMNKGGGYGFTDKGATGATVRSLIRFVGAGQEETR, from the coding sequence ATGTCGTTTCCCGACCTTCAGTTCAGCACCGCACCGATCCGAGAATCCGACGCCGACGCCATCCTGCTCGCGGTCCCCGCGCTGGATCGCGACGATTCGCCCGCATTGGCGGACTGGCCGGGATTGCGCGAAGCCCTCCTCGGGGTCGGGTTCACCGGATCGCCGGCGTCGTTCCAGCGGATCTTCGCGCCCGAGAGCACCGCACTGCCGCTGGCCGTCGTCGGCCTCGGCAGCGACCCGAGCGCGTCGGTAGTGCGGGAGGCTGTGGGCACCGGCATCCGCTCGCTCACCGGATTCGAGACCGTGGCCGTCGCGGTGCTCGGCGACGCCGACTTCTCGCGGCCGGCCGCGGAGGGCGCCACACTCGGCGGGTACCGCTTCGACGGGTACAAGACCGAGCAGCCCAAGCCGCGCGCCTCGCGCGTCGTGATCCATGCCGGCGACGCACCGGATGACGCCGACGTCGCAGCCGTGCGCGCCGAGGCCGCTGCCGTCGCGCTGGTCAAGGACCTCGTCACGATTCCGGCGGAGTGGCTCGGACCCGCCGACTTCGCCGATCGCGCGCGGGAAGCCGTCGACGGTCTGGCCGTGACCGTGGAGATCCTCGACGAAGAGCAGCTCGCCGCCGGCGGGTACGGAGGAATCGTCGGGGTCGGGCAGGGCTCCGACCGCCCGCCGCGACTCGTGCGCCTGGACTACGCGCCGGAGGGCGCCGCGCGTCACGTCGCCCTGGTGGGCAAGGGCATCACCTTCGACACCGGCGGACTCTCGCTGAAGCCGGCCGCCGGCATGGTCGGCATGAAGTACGACATGTGCGGAGCCGCCACAGCTCTCGCGGTCCTGCGGGCCATCGCGACGCTCGGGCTGCCGGTACGGGTCACGGCGTTCCTCTGCGTGGCGGACAACATGCCGTCGGGTCGCGCCACCCGGCCAGGCGATGTCCTGCGGATGCTGGACGGGACGACCGTGGAAGTCCTCAACACCGACGCCGAAGGCCGCCTGGTGCTCGCCGACGGCCTCGTCGCCGCCAGTCGCGAGCAGCCGGATGTCATCGTCGATGTCGCGACGCTCACCGGCGCCATCACGATCGCACTCGGCACCCGGCACACCGGCGTCATGGGCGATGACACCGCAGTCGCCGACTACCTGACCGCGGCATCCGACGTCGGCGAACTCGCCTGGCAGCTGCCGCTCCCGGCGCACATGGTCGACGAACTCGACTCCCCCATCGCCGACCTGCAGAACGCGAAGATCGGCGATCCGGCGGGCGGTTCGATGTTCGCGGGGCTGTTCCTGCGCCACTTCGTCGGCCGCACAGGCGACGGGGCGGACGCCCCCCGCATCCCCTGGGTGCACCTGGACATCGCCGGTGTCGGCATGAACAAGGGCGGCGGCTACGGCTTCACCGACAAAGGGGCGACGGGCGCGACCGTCCGGTCGCTGATCCGATTCGTCGGCGCCGGACAGGAGGAGACCCGATGA
- a CDS encoding proteasome assembly chaperone family protein, which translates to MASFAPLYERAVSAPPVPRGLPMVIALTGFTDAGNAVSRLVEYFRDDLDPVPLAIFSNDVLLDYRARRPLISFDQDHLTAYRPPRLELSLAHDSLGQPFVLLAGYEPDFAWDAFTAAVLDFAAAYDVDSVTWVHAIPMPVPHTRPIGTTVSGTRHDLTEAHSVWQPHTQVPATAGHLLEYRFAEVGARVAGFVLLVPHYLGDTEYPAAALAGLDSLSAATGLVFAGDVLRDENREYILKVDDQVSGSDELSRMLQGLEERYDSYMAGSTSATAMVHTGDLPSADELAAELERFLATGPTSDDDKRGS; encoded by the coding sequence ATGGCTTCCTTCGCCCCGCTGTACGAACGAGCGGTCTCCGCGCCGCCGGTCCCGCGCGGGCTGCCGATGGTCATCGCGCTGACGGGATTCACCGACGCCGGCAATGCGGTGAGCCGTCTCGTCGAGTACTTCCGCGACGATCTGGACCCCGTGCCGCTGGCGATCTTCTCCAACGACGTCCTGTTGGATTACCGTGCCCGTCGGCCGCTCATCTCCTTCGACCAGGATCACCTCACCGCGTACCGCCCTCCGCGGCTGGAGCTCTCGCTGGCGCACGACTCGCTCGGGCAGCCGTTCGTCCTGCTCGCCGGGTACGAACCCGACTTCGCGTGGGACGCGTTCACCGCCGCGGTCCTCGATTTCGCCGCCGCGTACGACGTGGATTCCGTGACCTGGGTGCACGCCATCCCGATGCCGGTGCCGCACACCCGGCCGATCGGCACGACCGTCAGCGGTACCCGGCACGACCTCACCGAGGCGCATTCCGTCTGGCAGCCTCACACCCAGGTCCCGGCGACCGCCGGCCACCTGCTCGAGTACCGGTTCGCCGAGGTGGGCGCCCGCGTGGCCGGCTTCGTTCTGCTGGTCCCGCATTACCTGGGTGACACGGAGTATCCGGCAGCGGCGCTGGCGGGGCTGGACAGCCTGAGCGCTGCCACCGGACTCGTCTTCGCCGGTGACGTGCTGCGTGACGAGAACCGCGAATACATCCTGAAGGTCGACGACCAGGTCTCCGGCAGCGACGAATTGTCGCGGATGCTGCAAGGGCTGGAGGAGCGTTACGACTCCTATATGGCCGGTTCCACCTCCGCGACGGCGATGGTCCACACCGGTGACCTGCCCAGTGCCGACGAGCTCGCCGCCGAGCTCGAACGATTCCTTGCGACCGGGCCGACGAGCGACGACGACAAGCGCGGTTCCTGA
- a CDS encoding RNA polymerase sigma factor produces MTPGAKTASSEKVTEAVSLPTNTAEKATTKSASKTAAPKTTAAKRAAAPKAPAAKKPAAAKATTSKASKATAKDDEPGDDADLEDDVVEIDDVVELDDDTDTEEKPATTKRGAAKTATAGEADAEASDSEDDDEEEAETKPAFSEPLPTGAIVISSSDEDDVPVYSTMITGATADPVKDYLKQIGKVPLLNAAEEVELAMRIEAGLFAEEKLSHMSPAEKSNQMGLDLQWVARDGQRAKSHLLGANLRLVVSLAKRYTGRGMQFLDLIQEGNLGLIRAVEKFDYTKGFKFSTYATWWIRQAITRAMADQARTIRIPVHMVEVINKLARVQRQMLQDLGREPTPEELSRELDMTPEKVIEVQKYGREPISLHTPLGEDGDSEFGDLIEDTEAVVPADAVGFTMLQRQLESLLDSLSEREAGVIRMRFGLGDGQPKTLDQIGDTFGVTRERIRQIESKTMAKLRHPSRSQSLRDYLE; encoded by the coding sequence GTGACTCCAGGCGCGAAGACCGCGAGCAGCGAGAAGGTCACCGAGGCCGTCTCGCTCCCGACGAACACAGCCGAGAAGGCGACGACGAAGTCGGCCTCCAAGACCGCTGCCCCCAAGACCACCGCAGCCAAGCGCGCTGCGGCGCCGAAGGCTCCCGCAGCCAAGAAGCCTGCCGCCGCGAAGGCGACGACGTCCAAGGCGAGCAAGGCGACCGCGAAGGACGACGAGCCGGGGGATGACGCCGACCTCGAGGATGACGTCGTGGAGATCGATGATGTCGTCGAGCTGGACGACGACACCGACACGGAGGAGAAGCCGGCCACCACCAAGCGCGGCGCGGCCAAGACCGCCACCGCCGGCGAGGCCGACGCAGAGGCATCCGACTCCGAGGACGACGACGAGGAGGAGGCCGAGACCAAGCCGGCGTTCTCCGAGCCGCTGCCGACCGGCGCCATCGTGATCTCGTCCTCCGATGAGGACGATGTCCCGGTCTACTCGACGATGATCACGGGTGCCACGGCCGACCCGGTCAAGGACTACCTGAAGCAGATCGGCAAAGTGCCGCTGCTGAACGCGGCCGAAGAGGTCGAGCTCGCGATGCGCATCGAGGCGGGTCTGTTCGCCGAAGAGAAGCTCTCGCACATGTCGCCGGCGGAGAAGTCGAACCAGATGGGACTGGACCTGCAGTGGGTCGCCCGCGACGGTCAGCGTGCCAAGTCGCACCTCCTCGGTGCCAACCTCCGCCTGGTGGTCTCACTCGCCAAGCGCTACACCGGCCGCGGCATGCAGTTCCTGGATCTCATCCAGGAGGGCAATCTGGGCCTCATCCGTGCCGTCGAGAAGTTCGACTACACGAAGGGCTTCAAGTTCTCGACGTACGCCACGTGGTGGATCCGTCAGGCCATCACCCGCGCCATGGCCGACCAGGCCCGCACGATCCGCATCCCGGTCCACATGGTCGAGGTCATCAACAAGCTCGCGCGCGTCCAGCGCCAGATGCTGCAGGACCTGGGCCGCGAGCCCACGCCCGAGGAGCTCAGCCGCGAGCTGGACATGACGCCCGAGAAGGTCATCGAGGTCCAGAAGTACGGCCGCGAGCCGATCTCGCTCCACACCCCGCTCGGCGAGGACGGCGACAGCGAGTTCGGCGACCTCATCGAGGACACCGAGGCGGTCGTGCCGGCCGACGCCGTCGGCTTCACGATGCTGCAGCGTCAGCTCGAGTCGCTGCTGGACTCGCTGTCAGAGCGTGAGGCGGGCGTGATCCGCATGCGCTTCGGCCTCGGCGACGGGCAGCCCAAGACGCTCGACCAGATCGGCGACACGTTCGGCGTCACGCGCGAGCGGATCCGTCAGATCGAGTCCAAGACCATGGCCAAGCTGCGCCACCCGTCCCGCTCGCAGTCGCTGCGCGACTACCTCGAGTGA
- a CDS encoding coenzyme F420-0:L-glutamate ligase translates to MAEANAGKALTVQIDGASYSRIPIRTRVVLPGDDLDAFIREYASDVVQPGDLFFVTEKIVAITQGRSYLVEEITPRRLALFLSKYVTRTPHGIGLGMPETMEMALRECGTPRILFAAAVSAVTKALGRKGDFYRIAGDKARAIDGPTDGTIPPYNKAVVLGPERPREVARHLKQLLGGIAEVAVVDINDLGGNILGSTVDRAREKQLVAILKDNPLGQGHESTPLGVVRSA, encoded by the coding sequence ATGGCAGAGGCCAACGCCGGCAAGGCGCTGACCGTTCAGATCGACGGGGCATCGTACTCGCGCATCCCCATCCGTACGCGGGTGGTGCTGCCGGGCGACGACCTCGACGCCTTCATCCGCGAGTACGCGAGCGATGTCGTGCAACCGGGTGACCTCTTTTTCGTGACGGAGAAGATCGTCGCGATCACGCAGGGCCGGTCGTACCTCGTCGAGGAGATCACCCCGCGCCGGCTCGCGCTGTTCCTGTCGAAGTACGTCACCCGCACGCCGCACGGCATCGGACTCGGCATGCCCGAGACGATGGAGATGGCGCTGCGCGAATGCGGCACGCCGCGTATCCTCTTCGCCGCCGCCGTCTCGGCCGTGACGAAGGCGTTGGGACGCAAGGGCGATTTCTACCGGATCGCCGGCGACAAGGCCCGCGCGATCGACGGGCCGACCGACGGCACCATTCCGCCCTACAACAAGGCGGTCGTGCTCGGCCCGGAGCGCCCTCGTGAGGTCGCGCGGCATCTGAAGCAGCTGCTCGGCGGCATCGCGGAAGTGGCGGTCGTGGACATCAACGACCTCGGGGGCAACATCCTGGGCTCGACGGTCGACCGGGCTCGCGAGAAGCAGCTCGTCGCGATCCTGAAGGACAACCCGCTCGGCCAGGGCCACGAGTCGACGCCGCTGGGAGT